A single genomic interval of Rhodopseudomonas palustris harbors:
- a CDS encoding Crp/Fnr family transcriptional regulator yields MSDELSLAVKRLLFRGGLPISDQRALFGVAPTLRQASKGDCLIEGGAPFSSLVILCSGMARKVRRFSDGMEQIVAVFVEGDALNAGEVVFRQSRNSVYALTPASYVSIPAGKLNDLITIRPAITRALWLETAVHAAIQQEWMIWLGLRAARPRLAHFLCELSYRLRLAGRDLNSEVEFPLTQNDLADALGMSTVHVNRSLQVLRGQGLIELTRSRLIILDRDGLYSVAEFDPQYLEGHKIDN; encoded by the coding sequence ATGTCTGACGAACTGTCGCTGGCAGTAAAGCGGCTGCTGTTTCGGGGGGGACTGCCGATCTCAGATCAGCGGGCTTTGTTCGGAGTGGCCCCGACGCTGCGGCAAGCCAGCAAAGGTGATTGCTTGATCGAAGGGGGCGCACCGTTTTCGTCCCTCGTCATTCTTTGCAGCGGGATGGCGCGAAAGGTGCGCAGATTTTCCGACGGAATGGAGCAGATTGTCGCCGTATTCGTCGAAGGTGACGCCTTGAACGCCGGCGAAGTGGTGTTCCGCCAATCCCGAAATTCGGTCTATGCCCTCACGCCGGCGTCCTATGTGTCCATTCCAGCCGGAAAGCTGAACGATCTGATCACGATCCGGCCCGCGATCACGCGAGCGCTTTGGTTGGAGACGGCGGTCCATGCTGCAATCCAGCAGGAATGGATGATCTGGCTCGGGCTGCGCGCAGCCCGGCCTCGACTTGCGCATTTTCTGTGTGAGTTGTCCTACCGCTTGCGACTGGCGGGACGCGATTTGAACTCTGAAGTTGAGTTTCCGTTGACCCAGAACGATCTCGCGGATGCCCTTGGGATGTCGACCGTGCACGTCAATCGAAGCCTGCAGGTGTTGAGAGGGCAGGGGCTGATCGAGCTGACCCGTAGCCGCCTGATCATCCTGGATAGAGACGGGCTTTACTCGGTTGCCGAATTCGACCCGCAGTACCTCGAAGGACACAAGATCGACAACTGA
- a CDS encoding phosphomannomutase/phosphoglucomutase, whose translation MFPTPQPLLTANTYAYESEPMVKPTGFREYDARWLFGQEINLMGVQALGMGLGTLIAELGRPQEIVTGHDFRSYSASIKYALIAGLMASGCKVHDIGLAVTPMAYFAQFELDVPCVAMVTASHNDNGWTGVKMGANRPLTFGPDEMNRLKEIVLGAAFKQGAGSYVFHPNFPARYIADLTKHAKLKRKLKVVVACGNGTAGAFAPQVMEAIGCEVIPLDTELDHTFPKYNPNPEDMEMLHAIRDAVLQHKADLGLGFDGDGDRCGVVDDTGEEIFADKVGVMLARDMSAIHPNARFVVDVKSTGLFATDPVLQQQGAQTEYWKTGHSYMKRRTNELNALAGFEKSGHFFFNAPLGRGYDDGLVSAIAICEMLDRAPGKSMSDLKNALPKTWSSPTMSPHCADEVKYRVIDQVVKHFEAAKTNGDLVAGQPIRDLVTVNGVRITCEDGSWGLVRASSNKPELVVVVESPVSEQRMHDMFEAVNVVLRQHPEVGAYNQTI comes from the coding sequence ATGTTTCCGACGCCGCAGCCGCTTCTGACGGCCAACACCTACGCCTACGAATCCGAGCCGATGGTGAAGCCCACCGGTTTTCGCGAGTACGACGCGCGCTGGCTGTTCGGCCAGGAGATCAACCTGATGGGCGTGCAGGCGCTGGGCATGGGACTCGGCACGCTGATCGCCGAGCTTGGCCGGCCGCAGGAGATCGTCACCGGGCATGACTTCCGCAGCTATTCCGCCTCGATCAAATACGCGCTGATCGCCGGCCTGATGGCGTCGGGTTGCAAGGTCCACGACATCGGGCTCGCGGTCACGCCGATGGCGTATTTCGCGCAGTTCGAGCTCGACGTGCCGTGCGTCGCGATGGTCACCGCCTCGCACAACGACAACGGCTGGACCGGCGTCAAGATGGGCGCCAATCGGCCGCTCACCTTCGGCCCCGACGAGATGAACCGGCTGAAGGAGATCGTGCTCGGCGCGGCGTTCAAGCAGGGCGCTGGCTCTTATGTGTTTCATCCGAACTTCCCGGCCCGCTACATCGCCGACCTCACCAAGCACGCCAAGCTGAAGCGTAAGCTCAAGGTGGTGGTCGCCTGCGGCAACGGCACCGCCGGCGCGTTCGCGCCGCAGGTGATGGAAGCGATCGGCTGCGAGGTGATCCCGCTCGACACCGAGCTCGATCACACCTTCCCGAAGTACAATCCCAATCCCGAAGACATGGAGATGCTGCACGCGATCCGCGACGCGGTGCTGCAGCATAAGGCCGATCTCGGGCTCGGCTTCGATGGCGACGGCGACCGCTGCGGCGTGGTCGACGACACCGGCGAGGAGATCTTCGCCGACAAGGTCGGGGTGATGCTGGCGCGCGACATGTCGGCGATCCATCCGAACGCGCGCTTCGTCGTCGACGTCAAATCGACCGGCCTGTTCGCGACCGACCCGGTGCTGCAACAGCAGGGCGCCCAGACCGAATACTGGAAGACCGGCCACTCCTACATGAAGCGGCGCACCAACGAGCTGAACGCGCTCGCGGGCTTCGAGAAGTCCGGCCACTTCTTCTTCAACGCCCCGCTCGGCCGCGGCTATGACGACGGCTTGGTGTCGGCGATCGCGATCTGCGAGATGCTCGACCGCGCACCCGGCAAGTCGATGTCGGATCTGAAGAACGCACTGCCGAAGACATGGTCGTCGCCGACGATGTCGCCGCATTGCGCCGACGAGGTGAAGTACCGGGTGATCGATCAGGTGGTGAAGCACTTCGAAGCCGCCAAGACCAATGGCGACCTCGTCGCCGGCCAGCCGATCCGCGATCTTGTCACCGTCAACGGCGTCCGCATCACCTGCGAAGACGGCAGCTGGGGCCTGGTCCGCGCCTCCTCCAACAAACCCGAGCTGGTGGTTGTGGTCGAAAGCCCGGTGTCGGAGCAGCGGATGCACGACATGTTCGAAGCGGTGAACGTCGTACTGCGCCAGCATCCCGAAGTCGGCGCCTATAACCAGACGATCTGA
- a CDS encoding transglutaminase-like domain-containing protein, producing MIIRAGYNIAFQCFQETPINLLLSVHPSRAQHVIGEHVIKFSPDVPSHDFTDMFGNVCTRIVAPAGRIDISNDFLIEDTGLPDEVAPGAREIPVAELPDEVMVYLLGSRYCDTDKLATLAWSMFGGIPSGWERVQAIVDYVHNHITFGYQFARNDRTASEGHAEQIGVCRDFAHLAVTLCRCMNIPARYCTGYLGDIGVPQDPAPMDFSAWFEVYLDGRWYTFDARHNHPRIGRIVIARGRDAADVAISTSFGTANLLNFEVITHEVTDQAAVTDARLQKVA from the coding sequence GTGATCATTCGCGCGGGCTACAATATCGCATTTCAGTGTTTCCAGGAGACGCCGATCAACCTGCTGCTGAGCGTGCATCCGTCGCGCGCCCAGCATGTGATCGGCGAGCATGTCATCAAGTTTTCGCCGGACGTGCCCTCCCACGACTTCACCGACATGTTCGGCAACGTCTGCACCCGGATCGTGGCGCCGGCCGGACGCATCGATATCAGCAACGACTTCCTGATCGAAGACACCGGCCTGCCCGACGAGGTCGCCCCCGGCGCCCGCGAGATCCCGGTGGCCGAGCTGCCCGACGAGGTGATGGTGTATCTGCTCGGCAGCCGCTATTGCGACACCGATAAGCTGGCGACCCTGGCCTGGTCGATGTTCGGCGGCATCCCCTCGGGCTGGGAGCGCGTGCAGGCGATCGTCGACTACGTCCACAACCACATCACCTTCGGCTATCAGTTCGCCCGCAACGACCGTACCGCGTCCGAGGGACACGCCGAGCAGATCGGCGTCTGCCGCGACTTCGCGCATCTCGCAGTGACGCTGTGCCGCTGCATGAACATTCCGGCCCGCTACTGCACCGGCTATCTAGGCGACATCGGTGTGCCACAGGATCCGGCGCCGATGGACTTCTCGGCGTGGTTCGAAGTCTATCTCGACGGCCGCTGGTACACCTTCGACGCGCGTCACAACCATCCGCGGATCGGCCGCATCGTTATCGCCCGCGGTCGCGACGCTGCCGACGTCGCGATCTCCACGTCGTTCGGCACCGCGAACCTGCTGAACTTCGAGGTGATCACCCACGAGGTAACGGATCAAGCCGCAGTGACGGACGCCCGGCTGCAGAAGGTCGCGTGA
- the glgX gene encoding glycogen debranching protein GlgX: protein MTDTNETLELPPETKPAEPAAKPQAVPGYNVFNDTKAVREGLPYPLGSCWDGHGTNFALFSANATKVEVCLFDGDTERRIELPEYTDEVFHGYIPDIGPGTFYGYRVYGPYEPENGHRFNPNKLLLDPYARAHAGLLTWDPAVFGYVMESGDDTTFDERDSARFVPKCVVVDPDFDWKGEPGRKFVPWDQAIIYETHVKGFTKLHPEVPEHLRGTYAGFGTKPVVDYISSLGVTAVELLPIHTFVNDSYLLDKNLVNYWGYNTIGFFAPDPRYAADVPNSLREFKEMVARLHDVGLAVILDVVYNHTAEGNELGPTLSFKGIDNASYYRLLPEQKRYYINDTGTGNTVNLTHPRVIQMVNDSLRYWAGEMHIDGFRFDLGTILAREHYGFDEQSGFLKSVMQDPLLSSVKLIAEPWDCGPGGYQVGGFPPGWAEWNDKFRDTARDYWRGEAPAAALAPRLSASGDVFNRQGRRAWASVNFITAHDGFTLNDWASYNDKHNEANGEDNRDGHSDNRSWNCGAEGPTDDETILSLRERQKRNMLATLLLAQGTPMLLAGDEFGRTQNGNNNAYCQDNEISWVHWDHDEAAQHLRAFTQRLLELRRTTPTLRRSRFLTGQYDETLDVRDVTWINANGGEMQQEHWDDSNVKCFGMLLDGRAQTTGIRRLSEEATVLLVLNGFDGMVEFTLPEVPHGTKWSLLIDTNLPHGVPDEEFECGAAYQVTARSVLLFKLGE from the coding sequence ATGACCGACACCAACGAAACGCTGGAGCTGCCGCCGGAGACCAAGCCGGCAGAACCTGCAGCGAAGCCGCAGGCGGTCCCCGGCTACAACGTTTTCAACGACACTAAAGCGGTTCGCGAGGGTCTGCCTTATCCGCTCGGCTCGTGCTGGGACGGCCATGGTACCAACTTCGCGCTGTTCTCCGCCAACGCCACCAAGGTCGAGGTCTGCCTGTTCGATGGCGACACCGAGCGTCGGATCGAGCTGCCCGAATATACCGACGAGGTGTTTCACGGCTACATCCCCGATATCGGCCCCGGCACCTTCTATGGCTATCGCGTCTATGGACCGTACGAGCCGGAGAACGGTCACCGCTTCAATCCGAACAAGCTGCTGCTCGACCCTTACGCGCGCGCCCACGCCGGCTTGCTGACCTGGGATCCTGCCGTGTTCGGCTATGTGATGGAGAGCGGCGACGACACCACATTCGACGAGCGAGACAGTGCGCGCTTCGTGCCGAAATGTGTGGTGGTCGATCCCGACTTCGACTGGAAGGGCGAGCCCGGCCGCAAATTCGTGCCGTGGGACCAGGCGATCATCTACGAGACCCACGTCAAGGGTTTCACCAAGCTGCATCCAGAGGTGCCCGAGCATCTGCGCGGAACCTATGCGGGCTTCGGCACCAAGCCGGTGGTCGATTACATTTCCTCGCTCGGCGTCACCGCGGTCGAGTTGTTGCCGATCCACACCTTCGTCAATGACAGCTATCTGCTCGACAAGAACCTGGTGAACTACTGGGGCTACAACACCATCGGTTTCTTCGCGCCCGACCCGCGCTACGCCGCCGACGTGCCCAACAGCTTGCGCGAGTTCAAGGAGATGGTGGCGCGGCTGCACGATGTCGGCCTCGCCGTGATCCTCGACGTGGTTTACAACCACACCGCAGAGGGCAACGAGCTCGGCCCGACGCTATCGTTCAAGGGCATCGACAACGCCAGCTACTACCGGCTGCTGCCGGAGCAGAAGCGCTATTACATCAACGACACCGGCACCGGAAACACCGTCAACCTCACGCATCCGCGCGTGATCCAGATGGTCAACGACAGCCTGCGCTACTGGGCCGGCGAGATGCACATCGACGGCTTCCGGTTCGATCTCGGCACCATCCTGGCGCGCGAGCATTACGGCTTCGACGAACAGAGCGGCTTTTTGAAATCCGTGATGCAGGACCCGCTGCTCAGTTCGGTGAAGCTGATCGCCGAACCTTGGGATTGCGGTCCCGGCGGCTATCAGGTCGGCGGCTTCCCGCCGGGCTGGGCGGAATGGAACGACAAGTTCCGCGACACCGCGCGCGATTATTGGCGCGGCGAAGCCCCGGCGGCGGCGTTGGCGCCGCGGCTGTCTGCCTCCGGTGACGTGTTCAACCGCCAGGGCCGGCGCGCCTGGGCGAGCGTGAACTTCATCACCGCGCATGACGGCTTCACCCTCAATGACTGGGCGAGCTACAACGACAAGCACAACGAGGCCAATGGCGAAGACAATCGCGACGGCCACTCCGACAACCGCTCGTGGAATTGCGGTGCGGAAGGTCCGACCGACGACGAGACCATCCTCAGCCTGCGAGAACGTCAGAAGCGCAACATGCTGGCGACGCTGCTACTCGCCCAAGGCACGCCGATGCTGCTGGCCGGCGACGAGTTTGGCCGCACCCAGAACGGCAACAACAACGCCTACTGCCAGGACAACGAGATCTCCTGGGTGCACTGGGACCACGACGAGGCCGCGCAGCATCTGCGCGCCTTCACCCAGCGGCTGCTGGAATTGCGCCGGACCACGCCAACGCTGCGGCGCAGCCGGTTCCTCACCGGACAATACGACGAGACGCTCGACGTTCGCGACGTCACCTGGATCAACGCCAATGGCGGCGAGATGCAGCAAGAGCATTGGGACGATTCCAACGTGAAATGCTTCGGCATGCTGCTCGACGGCCGCGCCCAGACCACCGGCATCCGCCGGCTAAGCGAAGAAGCCACCGTGCTGCTGGTGCTGAACGGCTTCGACGGCATGGTGGAGTTCACCCTGCCCGAGGTTCCGCACGGCACCAAATGGTCGCTGCTGATCGACACCAACCTGCCCCACGGCGTGCCGGATGAGGAGTTCGAATGCGGCGCGGCGTATCAGGTGACGGCACGCTCGGTGCTGCTGTTCAAGCTCGGCGAGTAA
- a CDS encoding DUF6894 family protein has product MPRFFFNYTSGGATYTDDVGTEFPSLEAAYLDAYESVLEIAFEKLRMRQDPATDAFEITDHSHDVLIQVPFSEVLRPAADARSSPTRRQTRMILENCCREMARGAKLKDELSAELSKTREIFAAIRAKLP; this is encoded by the coding sequence ATGCCCCGTTTCTTCTTCAACTACACGTCTGGCGGCGCGACCTACACGGACGACGTTGGGACGGAGTTTCCGTCGCTCGAAGCGGCCTATCTCGACGCATATGAGAGCGTGTTGGAGATTGCTTTCGAAAAACTTCGAATGCGGCAGGATCCAGCGACCGATGCTTTCGAGATCACCGACCACAGTCATGACGTGCTCATTCAGGTGCCGTTTTCCGAAGTGCTGCGCCCTGCGGCCGACGCGCGCAGCTCGCCGACCCGGCGCCAGACTCGGATGATCCTGGAGAATTGTTGCCGTGAAATGGCGCGCGGCGCGAAGTTGAAAGACGAGCTTAGTGCCGAACTGTCGAAAACAAGAGAGATCTTCGCTGCGATTCGTGCGAAGCTGCCCTAG
- a CDS encoding S1C family serine protease — protein MTSLPPQTPPPPPRPPGLDPLASQQTQVRRTQRTDRLLRIAIVWLLVLATFWVAQPYLSALWFSATGPRTVTARGELAPAEKATVDLFKQVSPSVVHVFAQGSQRVSPFAVQQEAPVQSGSGVIWDAAGHVVTNNHVIQNASQLGVRLASGEFVTARVVGTAPNYDLAVLQLERPHTPLRPLAIGSSEDLQVGQATFAIGNPYGLEQTLTTGIVSALRRRLPTAAAHEVRGVIQTDAAINPGNSGGPLLDSAGRLIGINTAIISGSGASAGIGFAIPVDAVNRVVTALITNGSVPVPGIGIVAARETETAQLGIDGVVILRTLPDSPAAQAGLEGATDDGYVRDVITGANGSDIHSMSDLAAALEEAGIGRDVKLTVERDGRARTVTVKVTDISQRRRT, from the coding sequence ATGACGTCGCTGCCCCCGCAGACTCCGCCGCCGCCCCCGCGACCGCCGGGACTTGATCCGCTCGCCAGTCAGCAGACGCAGGTCCGAAGGACGCAGCGTACCGACCGGTTGCTCCGGATTGCGATCGTGTGGCTGCTGGTGCTGGCGACTTTCTGGGTGGCGCAGCCTTATCTCAGCGCGCTGTGGTTTTCCGCAACGGGGCCGCGCACCGTCACGGCACGCGGCGAGCTGGCGCCGGCCGAAAAGGCCACCGTGGATCTGTTCAAGCAGGTGTCGCCGTCGGTGGTGCATGTGTTCGCGCAGGGCAGCCAGCGGGTGTCGCCATTCGCCGTCCAGCAAGAGGCGCCGGTGCAGTCCGGCTCGGGCGTGATCTGGGATGCCGCCGGCCATGTCGTCACCAACAACCATGTCATCCAGAACGCCAGCCAGTTGGGCGTCCGGCTGGCGTCGGGCGAATTCGTCACTGCGCGGGTGGTGGGCACCGCGCCGAATTACGACCTCGCGGTGTTGCAGCTGGAGCGACCGCACACACCGCTGCGCCCGCTCGCGATCGGCAGCTCGGAGGATTTGCAGGTCGGGCAGGCGACGTTCGCGATCGGCAATCCCTACGGCCTCGAACAGACGCTGACCACCGGCATCGTCAGCGCGCTGCGGCGGCGGCTGCCGACCGCGGCGGCCCACGAGGTGCGCGGGGTGATCCAGACCGATGCGGCGATCAATCCCGGCAATTCCGGCGGTCCGCTGCTCGACAGCGCCGGGCGGTTGATCGGTATCAACACCGCGATCATCTCCGGCTCCGGCGCCTCGGCAGGCATCGGCTTTGCTATCCCGGTCGATGCGGTCAATCGCGTCGTCACAGCCTTGATCACCAACGGCAGCGTGCCGGTGCCGGGCATCGGCATCGTCGCGGCGCGCGAGACCGAAACCGCGCAGCTCGGCATCGACGGTGTGGTGATCCTGCGCACGCTGCCGGATTCGCCGGCCGCGCAAGCTGGCCTCGAAGGCGCGACCGACGACGGCTATGTCCGCGACGTTATCACCGGTGCAAACGGCTCGGACATCCACAGCATGTCGGATCTTGCCGCAGCGCTGGAGGAGGCGGGGATCGGTCGCGACGTCAAGCTGACGGTCGAGCGCGACGGACGCGCCCGGACGGTGACCGTGAAGGTGACTGATATCTCGCAGCGTCGCCGGACCTGA
- a CDS encoding chemotaxis protein CheB, producing the protein MSVGKSGQETGASMVSPRRRPPSLVVGIGASAGGLAAFKTFFDNMPADTGMAFVLVQHLDPDHKSLLVELLRPHSAMPVVEAQDHDPLAPNQIYVIPPNATLSLEGDVLRVATPSPAREYRRPIDTFFASLAESQEDCAVGIILSGVGSDGSLGIKAIKEHGGFTLAQAEFDDTAMTGMPSSAAATGLVDRVASVESLPTKLLEHQAYLTKVEEQKGADGAREDVRGSLSAITAVLRRRLKHDFSGYKQNTLIRRIQRRMQVLQIESVTAYAEHLRKEPSEGDALFRELLIGVTQFFRDEDAFDSLKANFLPSLFTGRDADDPIRVWVAGCATGEEAYSIAIMLQELLGSHQHEAAVTIFATDIDPQAVAFARAARFRRIDGLSQERLQRWFVKDGDDYVPTHVIREMCVFSEHNLVRDPPFSRIDLITCRNVLIYMENDFQHRVMQTFHYALRPGGYLFIGPSESISRETGLFSIVDKKQRILQRRDGARAALPHFVPQAGTISSPQLPANRIEDQIDKSARRVMAKHSPAYFIIDRNHNIVRFSGGETGRYLEPSEGNASLDLFANLARSLRTQVRRAVETAFSSGRAVEEENLRLEGKPPVDLVVEPIIEVGHPPSLVVVAFRTSPHTTDLPQETEISPANRRELEAIQQEFRALQIQHRATSEELESQIENMKSVTEEFQSVNEELQSSNEELETAKEEMQSVNEELQTINSELHGKNELLLQANNDLQNLLDNTQIATIFLDDDLTVRNFTPAAREVFSLRDGDRGRPVTEITSLLSYDKLCEDVRTVQRTLGVVESQLDLKDESATYIMRIRPYRTVANVISGVVITFSNITEQKQQHDHLQVLMGELQHRTNNVFAVILAIARQTVRNSASLETFEQQFGARLLALAQANALLVDQEWKGVSLEKLIEAQLAPFIGGDSTRLELVGPPVTMAGATIQTIGLALHELATNASKYGSLSVPGGKVVVSWSFDEGETSPESFRLEWREQDGPPVKPSDRKGFGHFVTKQMVTRSLNAKVDVDLAPEGLRWSMQMPANEARSG; encoded by the coding sequence ATGAGCGTTGGGAAGTCAGGCCAAGAGACCGGTGCGTCTATGGTTTCGCCCCGTCGGCGCCCGCCTTCCCTGGTGGTCGGCATTGGTGCCTCGGCGGGCGGGCTCGCCGCTTTCAAGACGTTCTTTGACAATATGCCGGCCGACACCGGTATGGCGTTCGTGCTGGTTCAGCACCTCGATCCCGATCACAAGAGTCTGCTGGTCGAGCTGTTGCGGCCGCATTCGGCCATGCCGGTGGTCGAGGCGCAGGACCACGATCCCCTGGCGCCCAACCAGATTTATGTGATCCCGCCCAATGCAACGCTGTCTCTCGAGGGAGACGTTCTACGCGTTGCGACGCCCTCGCCCGCGCGGGAATATCGTCGTCCGATCGACACATTCTTCGCGTCGCTCGCAGAGAGCCAGGAGGATTGCGCAGTCGGCATCATCCTGTCGGGTGTCGGCAGCGACGGGTCGCTCGGCATCAAGGCCATCAAGGAGCATGGCGGGTTTACGCTGGCGCAGGCGGAGTTCGACGATACCGCAATGACGGGAATGCCGAGCAGTGCCGCGGCCACGGGACTGGTCGATCGCGTCGCCTCGGTCGAGAGCCTGCCGACCAAATTGCTCGAGCATCAAGCCTATCTGACCAAGGTCGAGGAGCAGAAAGGGGCAGATGGCGCACGCGAGGACGTCCGCGGCAGCTTGAGCGCCATTACGGCGGTGCTGCGCAGACGGCTCAAGCACGATTTCAGCGGCTACAAGCAAAACACCCTCATCCGCCGAATTCAGCGCCGGATGCAGGTTCTTCAGATCGAGTCGGTCACCGCTTATGCAGAGCATCTGCGCAAGGAGCCTTCCGAAGGCGACGCTCTGTTTCGCGAGCTGCTGATCGGCGTCACCCAGTTCTTCCGTGACGAAGACGCATTCGACTCCCTGAAGGCCAATTTCCTGCCGTCGCTGTTCACCGGGCGAGATGCGGACGATCCGATCCGGGTCTGGGTGGCAGGCTGCGCCACCGGCGAAGAAGCATATTCGATTGCGATCATGCTGCAGGAACTGCTCGGCTCCCATCAACACGAGGCCGCGGTCACCATCTTCGCCACCGATATCGATCCGCAGGCCGTCGCGTTCGCCCGCGCCGCGCGGTTCCGCCGAATTGACGGCCTATCGCAGGAGCGGCTTCAACGCTGGTTCGTGAAAGACGGCGACGACTACGTTCCGACTCATGTCATCCGGGAGATGTGCGTTTTCTCCGAGCACAATCTGGTCAGAGATCCTCCGTTCTCCAGGATCGACCTGATTACATGCCGCAACGTCCTGATCTATATGGAGAACGATTTTCAGCACCGGGTGATGCAGACGTTCCATTATGCACTGCGGCCCGGCGGCTATCTGTTCATCGGTCCGTCCGAAAGCATCAGCCGCGAAACAGGATTGTTCAGCATCGTCGATAAGAAGCAGCGCATCCTGCAACGCCGTGACGGCGCCAGAGCCGCGCTGCCGCACTTCGTGCCGCAGGCAGGGACCATTTCATCTCCCCAATTGCCGGCCAACCGGATCGAAGACCAAATCGACAAGAGCGCGCGCCGCGTCATGGCGAAGCACTCTCCGGCTTATTTCATTATCGATCGCAACCACAACATCGTCCGGTTCTCCGGCGGCGAGACCGGGCGCTATCTCGAGCCTTCGGAAGGCAACGCCAGCCTCGACCTGTTCGCCAATCTGGCCAGAAGCCTCAGAACGCAGGTCCGTCGCGCTGTCGAGACCGCCTTCTCGTCGGGGCGCGCGGTTGAAGAAGAAAACCTGAGACTCGAAGGCAAGCCGCCGGTCGACCTCGTCGTCGAACCGATTATCGAGGTCGGACATCCGCCGAGCTTGGTAGTAGTCGCCTTCCGAACCAGCCCTCATACAACCGACCTGCCGCAAGAGACCGAGATATCGCCGGCGAACCGGCGCGAGCTCGAGGCGATTCAGCAGGAATTTCGCGCCTTACAGATCCAACATCGGGCGACCAGCGAGGAACTGGAAAGCCAGATCGAAAATATGAAATCGGTGACCGAGGAGTTCCAGTCGGTCAACGAGGAGCTTCAATCGTCCAACGAGGAGCTCGAGACCGCCAAGGAGGAGATGCAGTCGGTCAACGAGGAACTGCAGACCATCAACAGCGAGCTTCACGGCAAGAACGAGCTGCTGCTGCAGGCCAACAACGATCTTCAGAACCTGCTCGACAACACGCAGATCGCCACCATCTTTCTCGACGACGATCTCACGGTCCGAAACTTCACGCCGGCGGCGCGCGAAGTGTTTTCGCTGCGCGATGGCGACCGCGGCCGGCCGGTGACGGAGATCACCTCCCTGCTGTCCTACGACAAGCTGTGCGAAGACGTCAGGACCGTACAACGCACCCTCGGTGTCGTGGAAAGCCAGCTCGATCTCAAGGACGAGAGCGCGACCTATATCATGCGGATCAGGCCCTACCGCACGGTCGCCAACGTCATCTCGGGAGTCGTGATCACGTTCAGCAACATCACAGAGCAGAAGCAGCAGCACGACCACCTTCAAGTCTTGATGGGGGAGCTCCAGCATCGCACCAACAACGTCTTTGCGGTCATTCTCGCGATAGCACGACAGACAGTGCGTAACAGCGCATCGTTGGAAACATTCGAACAGCAATTCGGCGCGCGACTGCTGGCGCTGGCGCAAGCCAACGCGCTGCTCGTCGACCAGGAGTGGAAGGGCGTTTCACTGGAGAAACTGATCGAAGCGCAGCTGGCGCCGTTTATCGGTGGCGACTCCACCCGACTCGAGTTGGTCGGCCCGCCCGTGACGATGGCCGGTGCCACCATCCAGACGATCGGGCTCGCGCTGCACGAGCTTGCGACCAATGCATCCAAATACGGTTCACTATCGGTGCCGGGCGGCAAGGTGGTCGTTAGCTGGAGCTTCGACGAGGGCGAAACGTCCCCCGAGTCCTTCCGACTGGAATGGAGAGAACAGGATGGTCCGCCGGTCAAGCCGAGCGACCGCAAAGGCTTCGGTCACTTCGTCACAAAGCAGATGGTCACGCGCTCACTCAACGCGAAGGTGGACGTCGACCTCGCTCCCGAAGGATTGCGATGGAGCATGCAGATGCCGGCGAATGAAGCGCGCAGCGGATAA
- a CDS encoding site-2 protease family protein, with amino-acid sequence MTGSLSNMMVVISVWALPLLIAITFHEAAHAYVAKLCGDNTAWMLGRVSFNPIKHIDPFGTVLLPLLLLVIQSPFLFGYAKPVPVNFRNLRNPRRDMVLVAAAGPAINLVLAALAALAFHVVGYVPGEAGQWLAQNLVNALLINVVLAIFNLLPIPPLDGGRIAVGILPRVLAHPLARVEPYGMLILLGLIFILPLAGIGIATQFIAQSSQFVVQAILRLTGAA; translated from the coding sequence ATGACAGGCTCGTTGTCCAACATGATGGTGGTGATCTCGGTCTGGGCGCTGCCGCTCCTGATCGCGATCACGTTCCACGAAGCCGCGCATGCCTATGTGGCCAAGCTGTGCGGTGACAACACCGCCTGGATGCTCGGCCGGGTCAGCTTCAACCCGATCAAGCACATCGATCCGTTCGGCACGGTGCTGCTGCCGCTGCTGTTGCTGGTGATCCAGTCGCCGTTCCTGTTCGGCTACGCTAAGCCGGTACCGGTGAACTTCCGCAATCTGCGCAATCCACGCCGCGACATGGTGCTGGTCGCCGCTGCTGGTCCCGCGATCAATCTCGTTCTCGCAGCCCTTGCGGCGCTGGCGTTTCACGTCGTCGGTTACGTGCCGGGCGAAGCCGGCCAGTGGCTGGCGCAGAACCTCGTCAACGCGCTGCTGATCAACGTCGTGCTGGCGATTTTCAACCTGCTACCGATCCCGCCACTCGACGGCGGCAGGATCGCCGTGGGCATCCTGCCGCGGGTGCTGGCCCATCCGCTGGCCCGCGTGGAGCCCTACGGCATGCTGATCCTGCTCGGGCTGATCTTCATCCTGCCGCTGGCCGGCATCGGCATCGCCACGCAGTTCATCGCCCAATCGAGCCAGTTCGTCGTGCAGGCGATCCTGCGGCTCACCGGCGCGGCCTGA